In one Streptomyces mirabilis genomic region, the following are encoded:
- a CDS encoding ScbR family autoregulator-binding transcription factor has translation MVRQVRAVRTRRALVCAAAEVFAEDGYALASLPVISRRAGVSTGALHFHFPSKDLLAREVEAAATVSVQRLVVREGAGGGGLQLLVDVSRDLVAALAVDPVLRAGFELGGDPSRKSAEGPGQWWCEWVHALLREAQGAGELARGVSPEAAAVAVVASVAGFGRFASRHRVRSSSHLVEQFWVLLLPGLAAPSRRRPVLPGPRAAGTDRTPR, from the coding sequence GTGGTCAGGCAGGTGCGGGCGGTGCGGACGCGTCGGGCTCTGGTGTGTGCGGCGGCCGAGGTGTTCGCGGAGGACGGGTATGCCCTTGCGTCGCTGCCGGTGATCAGCAGGCGGGCGGGTGTGAGTACCGGGGCGCTGCATTTTCATTTCCCGAGCAAGGATCTTCTGGCGCGTGAGGTGGAGGCGGCGGCGACGGTGTCGGTGCAGCGGCTGGTGGTGCGGGAGGGTGCGGGGGGCGGGGGGCTGCAGTTGCTGGTGGATGTCAGCCGTGATCTGGTGGCGGCTCTGGCGGTGGATCCGGTGCTGCGGGCGGGGTTCGAGCTGGGTGGTGATCCTTCGCGCAAGAGTGCGGAGGGGCCGGGGCAGTGGTGGTGTGAGTGGGTGCATGCGCTGCTGCGTGAGGCGCAGGGTGCGGGGGAGCTGGCGCGGGGGGTGTCCCCGGAGGCGGCGGCGGTGGCTGTGGTGGCTTCTGTCGCCGGGTTCGGGCGGTTTGCCTCCCGTCACCGTGTGCGTTCCTCGTCTCATCTGGTGGAGCAGTTCTGGGTGCTGCTGCTGCCCGGTCTCGCGGCGCCCTCGCGCCGGCGGCCGGTCCTGCCCGGTCCGCGGGCCGCCGGGACCGACCGCACCCCCAGGTAA
- a CDS encoding ScbR family autoregulator-binding transcription factor — protein sequence MVRQERAVRTRRLILDAAASVFDERGYEAATIGEVLARAGVTKGALYFHFPSKRALAEGVLGEQFAGFVLAPRVSKLQELVDMGLALAYRMRRRPVVSASARLSLGQEMGAVFGTWTIRTWLDATERVLREAQEQGELLPQVDVAESAWVFSAAWTGVQVYSHTLSGREDLEERVCALFEHLLPSVAVPAVLGRLVIDPARAAEVAAEGERLAAEAGEPAGLDGVGAPA from the coding sequence GTGGTGCGGCAGGAGCGTGCGGTGCGCACGCGGCGGTTGATTTTGGATGCGGCGGCGTCGGTTTTTGATGAGCGTGGGTATGAGGCGGCGACGATCGGTGAGGTGTTGGCGCGGGCGGGGGTGACGAAGGGGGCTTTGTATTTTCATTTTCCGTCGAAGCGGGCGTTGGCGGAGGGGGTGTTGGGGGAGCAGTTTGCGGGGTTTGTGCTGGCGCCGCGGGTGAGTAAGTTGCAGGAGCTGGTGGATATGGGGTTGGCGTTGGCGTATCGGATGCGGCGTCGTCCGGTGGTGTCGGCGTCGGCGCGGTTGTCGTTGGGTCAGGAGATGGGGGCGGTTTTCGGGACGTGGACGATCCGGACGTGGCTGGATGCGACGGAGAGGGTGTTGCGGGAGGCGCAGGAGCAGGGGGAGTTGTTGCCGCAGGTGGATGTGGCGGAGAGTGCGTGGGTGTTCTCGGCGGCGTGGACGGGGGTGCAGGTGTATTCGCACACGCTGTCGGGGCGGGAGGATCTGGAGGAGCGGGTGTGTGCGCTGTTTGAGCATCTGCTGCCGAGTGTGGCGGTGCCGGCGGTGCTGGGCAGGCTGGTGATTGATCCGGCGCGGGCTGCGGAGGTGGCTGCGGAGGGTGAGCGGCTGGCTGCGGAGGCGGGGGAGCCGGCTGGTCTGGACGGGGTCGGTGCCCCGGCCTGA